Part of the Pseudomonas chlororaphis genome, TGATACCTCCAGCAAGCTTCTCAACTCACCTTCACAGGCTTACAGAACGCTCCTCTACCGCATCACCCGAGGGTGATACCCGTAGCTTCGGTGTATGGTTTGAGCCCCGTTACATCTTCCGCGCAGGCCGACTCGACTAGTGAGCTATTACGCTTTCTTTAAAGGGTGGCTGCTTCTAAGCCAACCTCCTAGCTGTCTAAGCCTTCCCACATCGTTTCCCACTTAACCATAACTTTGGGACCTTAGCTGACGGTCTGGGTTGTTTCCCTTTTCACGACGGACGTTAGCACCCGCCGTGTGTCTCCCATGCTCGGCACTTGTAGGTATTCGGAGTTTGCATCGGTTTGGTAAGTCGGGATGACCCCCTAGCCGAAACAGTGCTCTACCCCCTACAGTGATACATGAGGCGCTACCTAAATAGCTTTCGAGGAGAACCAGCTATCTCCGAGCTTGATTAGCCTTTCACTCCGATCCACAGGTCATCCGCTAACTTTTCAACGGTAGTCGGTTCGGTCCTCCAGTTAGTGTTACCCAACCTTCAACCTGCCCATGGATAGATCGCCCGGTTTCGGGTCTATTCCCAGCGACTAGACGCCCTATTAAGACTCGCTTTCGCTACGCCTCCCCTATTCGGTTAAGCTCGCCACTGAAAATAAGTCGCTGACCCATTATACAAAAGGTACGCAGTCACCCAACAAAGTGGGCTCCCACTGCTTGTACGCATACGGTTTCAGGATCTATTTCACTCCCCTCTCCGGGGTTCTTTTCGCCTTTCCCTCACGGTACTAGTTCACTATCGGTCAGTCAGTAGTATTTAGCCTTGGAGGATGGTCCCCCCATATTCAGACAAAGTTTCTCGTGCTCCGTCCTACTCGATTTCATGACTAAGAGATTTTCGCGTACAGGGCTATCACCCACTATGGCCGCACTTTCCAGAGCGTTCCGCTAATCTCAAAGCCACTTAAGGGCTAGTCCCCGTTCGCTCGCCACTACTAAGGGAATCTCGGTTGATTTCTTTTCCTCAGGGTACTTAGATGTTTCAGTTCCCCTGGTTCGCCTCTTGCACCTATGTATTCAGTACAAGATAACCATCTTATGATGGCTGGGTTCCCCCATTCAGACATCTCCGGATCAAAGTCTGTTTGCCGACTCCCCGAAGCTTTTCGCAGGCTACCACGTCTTTCATCGCCTCTGACTGCCAAGGCATCCACCGTATGCGCTTCTTCACTTGACCATATAACCCCAAGCAATCTGGTTATACTGTGAAGACGACATTCGCCGAAAATTCGAATTTCTCAATTAAGAGAACTCACAAATTTTACCTTAGCCTGATCCGTTACCAGTGAAAGTAACGTTCAGTCTATCTTTCTATCACATACCCAAATTTTTAAAGAACGAACTAGTCAAAGACTAGAAATCAACATTCACCATCACAATGATGGAATGCTCATTTCTAAGCTTTCTACAAACAGAAGCAGTAGTGGTGGAGCCAAACGGGATCGAACCGTTGACCTCCTGCGTGCAAGGCAGGCGCTCTCCCAGCTGAGCTATGGCCCCGTATTTCTACAGGCGTTTCCCACACAAAATTGGTGGGTCTGGGCAGATTCGAACTGCCGACCTCACCCTTATCAGGGGTGCGCTCTAACCAACTGAGCTACAGACCCAATTTCGGGCTGCTTCTTTTCGTCTTCTTCAATGAATCAAGCAATTCGTGTGGGAACTTATGGAGCAGCTGATGTCGTCGATTAAGGAGGTGATCCAGCCGCAGGTTCCCCTACGGCTACCTTGTTACGACTTCACCCCAGTCATGAATCACACCGTGGTAACCGTCCTCCCGAAGGTTAGACTAGCTACTTCTGGTGCAACCCACTCCCATGGTGTGACGGGCGGTGTGTACAAGGCCCGGGAACGTATTCACCGCGACATTCTGATTCGCGATTACTAGCGATTCCGACTTCACGCAGTCGAGTTGCAGACTGCGATCCGGACTACGATCGGTTTTATGGGATTAGCTCCACCTCGCGGCTTGGCAACCCTCTGTACCGACCATTGTAGCACGTGTGTAGCCCAGGCCGTAAGGGCCATGATGACTTGACGTCATCCCCACCTTCCTCCGGTTTGTCACCGGCAGTCTCCTTAGAGTGCCCACCATTACGTGCTGGTAACTAAGGACAAGGGTTGCGCTCGTTACGGGACTTAACCCAACATCTCACGACACGAGCTGACGACAGCCATGCAGCACCTGTCTCAATGTTCCCGAAGGCACCAATCTATCTCTAGAAAGTTCATTGGATGTCAAGGCCTGGTAAGGTTCTTCGCGTTGCTTCGAATTAAACCACATGCTCCACCGCTTGTGCGGGCCCCCGTCAATTCATTTGAGTTTTAACCTTGCGGCCGTACTCCCCAGGCGGTCAACTTAATGCGTTAGCTGCGCCACTAAGAGCTCAAGGCTCCCAACGGCTAGTTGACATCGTTTACGGCGTGGACTACCAGGGTATCTAATCCTGTTTGCTCCCCACGCTTTCGCACCTCAGTGTCAGTATCAGTCCAGGTGGTCGCCTTCGCCACTGGTGTTCCTTCCTATATCTACGCATTTCACCGCTACACAGGAAATTCCACCACCCTCTACCATACTCTAGTCAGTCAGTTTTGAATGCAGTTCCCAGGTTGAGCCCGGGGATTTCACATCCAACTTAACTAACCACCTACGCGCGCTTTACGCCCAGTAATTCCGATTAACGCTTGCACCCTCTGTATTACCGCGGCTGCTGGCACAGAGTTAGCCGGTGCTTATTCTGTCGGTAACGTCAAAATTGCAGAGTATTAATCTACAACCCTTCCTCCCAACTTAAAGTGCTTTACAATCCGAAGACCTTCTTCACACACGCGGCATGGCTGGATCAGGCTTTCGCCCATTGTCCAATATTCCCCACTGCTGCCTCCCGTAGGAGTCTGGACCGTGTCTCAGTTCCAGTGTGACTGATCATCCTCTCAGACCAGTTACGGATCGTCGCCTTGGTGAGCCATTACCCCACCAACTAGCTAATCCGACCTAGGCTCATCTGATAGCGCAAGGCCCGAAGGTCCCCTGCTTTCTCCCGTAGGACGTATGCGGTATTAGCGTCCGTTTCCGAACGTTATCCCCCACTACCAGGCAGATTCCTAGGCATTACTCACCCGTCCGCCGCTCTCAAGAGAAGCAAGCTTCTCTCTACCGCTCGACTTGCATGTGTTAGGCCTGCCGCCAGCGAATCTGAGCCATGATCAAACTCTTCAGTTCAAACATCTTTGGGTTTTGAGAAAACCCTAAACTTGGCTCAGCAATCGTTGGTTACATCTTTGATTTCTCGCGGAGTAACTTGTGATGCTGATAATCTGTTGACTAGCAGTCTGACTCCACAAGCACCCACACGAATTGCTTGATTCAGTTGTTAAAGAGCGGTGGTTGATTCTTTCGTCTCAACCGAGGCGCGCATTCTACAGCGCCCGGTGTTGCTGTCAAGCGGTTATTTAAGAAGTTTTTCAAAGTTTCCCGTGGGAAACACTAACAACTTCAACCACTTGCGCTTTCGATCTCTCGTTAGCGGGAGGCGAATTCTACAGCGTTGTTCGCTGCTGTCAACACCTCTTTTTCACCGCTTTCGATCGGGAGGATCGAACCGCTGATAAAGCCAAACTACAGCGCCTTATCCACGGCTTCCGGACTTCGATGAACTGAAGCCCTGCACTGCCTAAAATCGTTTAACTCATTGAAACTCAAGGAGTTTTTCGTTTCGACTGCGCCGGAAGTGGGGCGAATTATAGACGTCTGGAATCTGCCGTCAACACTTAATTTCACTTTCCTATCAATAAGTTAAGTGAGCCCGGAAAACCCTTATGGGGGTCCCTTTATATAGAAGGACGGTTTCAAAGAACGCCAGCTTCCTTGAGTGCGGTCACCGCGGCCTCGTCCAACCCCAGCACGCGCCGGAGCACTTTCTGGGTATGCTCCCCCAGCAAAGGCGGCGCGCTGCGGTATTCAACGGGCGTCTCGGACAGACGAATCGGACTAGCCACTTGAGGTACTTTGCCGGCCAGCGCATGAGGCAGCTCCACCGCCAGCCCTCGGGCCTGCACCTGTGGATCCGCGAACACCTGCGCCAGATCATTGATCGGCCCACACGGCACACCCGCCTGCTCCAACTGAGCCACCCATTGCGCCGTGGTCTTGAACACCGTCGCCTGGCGAATCAAGGGGATCAGCACCGTCCGGTTCGCCACCCGCAGTTTATTCGTCGCAAACCGTGGATCATCGGCCCACTGAGGTTGCCCGGCCACCTCGGCGAATTTGCGGAACTGGCTGTCATTACCCACGGTGAGAATGAAGTCGCCATCAGCCGTAGGAAAATCCTGATAAGGCACGATATTCGGATGAGCGTTGCCCAACCGCTTCGGCGCCTGCCCCGTGGTCAGGTAGTTCATCGCCTGGTTGGCCAAACAAGCCACCTGGACGTCCAGCAGGGCCATATCAATGTGCTGCCCGCCACCCACCTGATCGCGATGAGCCAACGCCGCCAGAATCGCAACGGTCGAATACAGGCCCGTAAGGATATCCGTCAGCGCCACCCCGACCTTCACCGGGCCCGCCCCCTCGTCACCTTCAGGCCGACCGGTAAGACTCATCAGGCCGCCGAGCCCCTGGATCATGAAGTCATACCCGGCACGCTTGGCATAAGGTCCAGTCTGGCCAAAGCCGGTAATCGAGCAATAGATCAGTTGCGGATTGATCGCTTTCAGCGAGTCATAGTCCAGGCCATAAGCCGCCAGCCCGCCCACCTTGAAATTCTCGATCAGGATGTCGGACTTGGCCGCAAGCTCCCGAACCAGTTGCTGCCCTTCCGGGCGCGTGAGGTCGATCGTTACCGATTGCTTGTTGCGATTGGCCGACAGGTAATAAGCCGCTTCGGTCGTATTCTCGCCAGACGCATCCGTCAGGAACGGCGGGCCCCAGGCACGCGTGTCGTCACCATTGCCAGGGCGCTCGACCTTGATGACCTCCGCCCCCAGGTCCGCCAGGATCTGTCCGGCCCAAGGCCCGGCCAATACTCTCGATAAGTCCAGCACCCGCAGATGCGAAAGCGCGCCCATGACCGCTCTCCTATTAATAGAACGCCTGGATACCGGTTTGTGCACGCCCCAGGATCAGCGCATGAACGTCATGGGTACCTTCATAGGTGTTCACGACTTCCAGGTTCACCAAATGACGCGCGATACCGAACTCATCGGATATGCCGTTGCCGCCCAGCATGTCCCGCGCCATGCGGGCGATATCCAGGGATTTGCCGCAGGAGTTGCGCTTCATGATCGACGTGATTTCGACCGCAGCCGAACCCTCATCCTTCATACGGCCCAGGCGCAGGCAACCCTGCAAGGCCAGCGTGATTTCTGTCTGCATGTCGGCCAGTTTTTTCTGGATCAACTGATTAGCCGCCAGAGGACGGCCAAACTGCTGGCGATCCAGCGTGTACTGGCGAGCGGTGTGCCAGCAGAATTCAGCAGCACCCAACGCGCCCCAGGAAATGCCATAGCGTGCCGAGTTCAAGCAAGTGAACGGCCCCTTCAGGCCACGCACATCCGGGAAGATGTTTTCTTCGGGGACAAACACGTTATCCATGACGATCTCGCCGGTGATCGACGCACGCAAACCAACCTTGCCATGGATGGCCGGAGCGCTCAGGCCTTTCCAGCCTTTTTCGAGAACGAAGCCGCGGATATCGCCCGCGTCATCCTTACCCCAGACGACAAACACGTCGGCTATCGGGCTGTTGGTGATCCACATCTTGCTGCCCGTCAGGCTGTAGCCGCCTTCCACCTTGCGCGCACGAGTAATCATCGCGCCAGGGTCGGAACCGTGGTTCGGCTCCGTCAGGCCAAAGCAGCCTATCCATTCACCGGAGGCCAGCTTGGGCAAGTACTTCTGCTTCTGTGCTTCGGTGCCAAATTCATTGATCGGCACCATGACCAGGGAGGATTGGACGCTCATCATCGAGCGATAGCCGGAATCGACGCGCTCCACTTCACGCGCAATCAGGCCATAGCTGACATAGTTCAGCCCGCTGCCACCGTATTGTTCGGGAATGGTTGCACCCAGCAGCCCCACTTCGCCCATCTCGCGAAAGATCGCCGGGTCGGTCTTTTCATGACGGAAAGCTTCCAGCACCCGCGGCGCCAGCTTCTGCTGGGCAAACTGCTCGGCAGTGTCGCGGATCATGCGCTCTTCTTCGGTGAGTTGCTGGTCCAGCAACAATGGATCGATCCAGTTGAAGCTCGCTTTACCGGCCATGAAAGAGTCCTCGCCAATTAGATGAAAATCGTGGGTTGATCCTAGGCGCGGTTTCCTACAAGGGCAAACGAGGATTACGCATCCTCTTGTGCTAATTTCTCACTCCGTAAATGCCGTATACCCTGTTTACAACGGTAATGAGTGAGGTAGCCGTACATGCGCCGCAAAATCCCCAGTACCGCCGCCCTGATCAGCTTCGAGGCCGCCGCCCGGCATGAGAGCTTCACCAAGGCCGCTCAAGAACTTTCCCTGACCCAAGGTGCCATCTGCCGACAGATCGCGGGCCTGGAAGACTTCCTCAGCGTCGAGCTTTTTCGACGTTCACGGCGAGGAGTCAAATTGACCGAGGCAGGCCTTTCCTACAGTCGGCGGGTGGCCGCTCAATTGGATGCCGTTGAGCGAGATACGCTGTCGGTGATGGGGCATACCGGTGCGAACGTGATCGAGCTGGCTGTGGTCCCGACGTTCGGTACCCAATGGTTGCTGCCCCGCCTCAAGGATTTCCAACAGCAGCACCCGGAGGTCACCGTTAACCTGACGAACCGCACACGACCCTTTCTCTTTGCAGACACGGAATTTGACGCCGCCATCTATTTCGGTGATGCGGACTGGTCCGGGACCGAGTCCCACAAACTGATGGGTGAGAATCCGATGCCGGTGTGCAGCCCAGCGCTACTGGATGGCCGCAAAGGTCTGACGCCAGAAGCCATCGCCGAACTCCCCCTGCTCCAGCAGACCACTCGTCCTTATGCATGGCGCCAATGGTTCAACGCCCAGAACCTGAACATCGCTCGCGACCTGACAGGCCCGCGTTATGAACTATTCTCCATGCTGGCCCAAGCGGCCATGCACGACATGGGCATTGCCCTGATCCCGCCGTTTCTGATCCAGCGCGAACTGGCGGAAAAGCGCCTGGTCATTGCCAATCGCAGCGCGCTGTCGAGCATCAAGGCTTATTACCTGATGATCCCGGAACGCAAGGTGGAGTCGGCGTCGCTCCGTGCTTTTCGTGATTGGCTGGTGGATCAAGCCAAGGACTATCACCTTGAAAAATAGCCATAAATCGATAACCGACTCCGGTAGTCAGCTAATAAAAAGCGCTACAGATATAAGTTTTTGTCGCTTTCAGTCAATCTGTTGGAAATCAGTACGGTAGTCTCGAAAGCGTTTAAATACGTGGCTTTGAGCCATATCGCCATATTCACCAATGCATATTCACCTGATTCATGGCAAAACCTTTGAAAACCCCCTGAAGCCTTACAGGGCAAGGGTTTCAGAGGAACGTCCAGGGGCGCTTGCGACATTCGGTCACAGGGTGACTTGTAGTTAATTTTCCGTCACACGTCATAATCCCTTGAAGGCCTGAATTTTCGCCTGCAAAATGCTGCGCCCCGCCTGAATCAGTGGGGTCGTGCTGATCCGCCGCCCCAACCGCACCATCCGAAGTGCATGGGTTTACTCAATAAGATCACGCAGGAGATTTGACGTGCACATTGGTGTTCCCCTCGAAACCCAACCGGGTGAAACACGGGTTGCTGCTACCCCGGAAACCATCAAGAAGCTGATCGGCCAAGGCCACAAAGTCACCGTCCAGAGCGGCGCCGGCATCAAGGCCAGCGTTATCGACAGTGCTTACGAGGCAGCAGGCGCCACCATTGGCAGCGCCAGCGAGGCATTCGGCGCCGAGCTGATTCTCAAGGTGGTCGCCCCCAACGACAGCGAACTGACGTTGATCAAACGCGGCACCGTTCTGGTGGGCATGCTCAACCCGTTCAACAACGAAACCATCGCCAAGCTGGCCGAGTGCGGCATTACCGCGTTCGCTCTGGAGGCCGCGCCGCGCACCTCGCGCGCGCAAAGCCTGGATGTGCTGTCGTCTCAAGCGAACATTGCCGGCTACAAGGCCGTGCTGTTGGCTGCCCACTACTACCCACGCTTCATGCCGATGCTGATGACCGCGGCGGGTACCGTGAAAGCGGCGCGCGTGCTGATTCTCGGCGCGGGTGTGGCCGGGTTGCAGGCGATTGCCACGGCTAAGCGCCTGGGTGCAGTGATCGAGGCTTCGGATGTGCGCCCGGCTGTGAAGGAACAGATCGAGTCCCTCGGCGCCAAGTTCGTCGACGTGCCTTACGAAACCGACGAAGAGCGTGAGTGCGCCGTTGGCGTGGGGGGTTATGCCCGGCCAATGCCTGCCAGCTGGATGCAGCGCCAGGCGCAAGCCGTGCATGAGCGCGCCAAACAGGCCGACATTGTCATCACCACCGCGTTGATCCCGGGCCGCAAGGCACCGACCCTGCTGAGCGCCGACACCGTCGCGCAGATGAAACCCGGCTCGGTGGTCATCGACCTCGCCGCAGCCCAGGGCGGCAACTGCCCGCTGACCGTGGCCGATCAAGTGGTGGTCGAGCATGGCGTGACCATCGTCGGCCCGACCAACCTGGCCGGTGAGGTCGCCGCTGACGCGTCGGCGCTGTATGCCCGCAACCTGCTGGACTTCCTGAAGCTGGTCTTCACCAAGGAAGGTCAGTTCGACGTGAACCTGGAAGACGACATCGTCGCCGCGTGCCTGATGTGCCGCGATGGCCAGGTCATCCGCAAAAACGCCTAAGCAGGGATTCAGACAATGGAAGAGCTTATCTCCCCCGGTATCTACAACCTGATCATCTTCGTGCTGGCTATTTATGTCGGTTACCACGTGGTCTGGAACGTCACACCTGCGCTGCACACGCCATTGATGGCGGTGACCAACGCCATTTCGGCCATCGTGATCGTCGGCGCCATGCTCGCCGCCGCGCTGACCGTCACGCCCCTGGGCAAAACCATGGGCACCCTCGCCGTGGCCCTGGCCGCCGTGAACGTGTTCGGTGGCTTCCTGGTGACGCGCCGCATGCTTGAGATGTTCAAGAAAAAAGCCCCGAAAGCCGTAAAAGAAGAGGCGCCCAAGTAATGAGCATGAACCTGGTAACGACGCTCTACCTGATCGCGTCGATCTGCTTCATCCAGGCCCTCAAAGGCCTGTCGCACCCGACCACGTCCCGTCGCGGCAATCTGTTCGGCATGCTCGGCATGGCGCTGGCGGTCCTCACCACCGTTGGCCTCATTTATAAGCTGGGCGCTGAGCTGGCAACCGCCGGCATCGGCTACGTCATCGTCGGCCTGCTGATCGGCGGTACCGCTGGCTCGATCATGGCCAAACGCGTCGAGATGACCAAGATGCCGGAACTGGTCGCTTTCATGCACAGCATGATCGGCCTGGCAGCGGTGTTCATCGCCATTGCCGCCGTCGTCGAGCCGCAATCGCTGGGCATCGTCAAGCAACTGGGCGATTCGATTCCGGCCGGTAACCGCCTAGAGCTGTTCCTCGGCGCGGCAATTGGTGCAATCACCTTCTCCGGCTCGGTGATCGCCTTCGGCAAGCTGTCCGGCAAGTACAAGTTCCGCCTGTTCCAGGGCGCACCCGTACAGTTCGGTGGCCAGCACAAGCTCAACCTGATCCTG contains:
- a CDS encoding CoA-transferase; this translates as MGALSHLRVLDLSRVLAGPWAGQILADLGAEVIKVERPGNGDDTRAWGPPFLTDASGENTTEAAYYLSANRNKQSVTIDLTRPEGQQLVRELAAKSDILIENFKVGGLAAYGLDYDSLKAINPQLIYCSITGFGQTGPYAKRAGYDFMIQGLGGLMSLTGRPEGDEGAGPVKVGVALTDILTGLYSTVAILAALAHRDQVGGGQHIDMALLDVQVACLANQAMNYLTTGQAPKRLGNAHPNIVPYQDFPTADGDFILTVGNDSQFRKFAEVAGQPQWADDPRFATNKLRVANRTVLIPLIRQATVFKTTAQWVAQLEQAGVPCGPINDLAQVFADPQVQARGLAVELPHALAGKVPQVASPIRLSETPVEYRSAPPLLGEHTQKVLRRVLGLDEAAVTALKEAGVL
- a CDS encoding acyl-CoA dehydrogenase; this encodes MAGKASFNWIDPLLLDQQLTEEERMIRDTAEQFAQQKLAPRVLEAFRHEKTDPAIFREMGEVGLLGATIPEQYGGSGLNYVSYGLIAREVERVDSGYRSMMSVQSSLVMVPINEFGTEAQKQKYLPKLASGEWIGCFGLTEPNHGSDPGAMITRARKVEGGYSLTGSKMWITNSPIADVFVVWGKDDAGDIRGFVLEKGWKGLSAPAIHGKVGLRASITGEIVMDNVFVPEENIFPDVRGLKGPFTCLNSARYGISWGALGAAEFCWHTARQYTLDRQQFGRPLAANQLIQKKLADMQTEITLALQGCLRLGRMKDEGSAAVEITSIMKRNSCGKSLDIARMARDMLGGNGISDEFGIARHLVNLEVVNTYEGTHDVHALILGRAQTGIQAFY
- a CDS encoding LysR family transcriptional regulator codes for the protein MRRKIPSTAALISFEAAARHESFTKAAQELSLTQGAICRQIAGLEDFLSVELFRRSRRGVKLTEAGLSYSRRVAAQLDAVERDTLSVMGHTGANVIELAVVPTFGTQWLLPRLKDFQQQHPEVTVNLTNRTRPFLFADTEFDAAIYFGDADWSGTESHKLMGENPMPVCSPALLDGRKGLTPEAIAELPLLQQTTRPYAWRQWFNAQNLNIARDLTGPRYELFSMLAQAAMHDMGIALIPPFLIQRELAEKRLVIANRSALSSIKAYYLMIPERKVESASLRAFRDWLVDQAKDYHLEK
- a CDS encoding NADP transhydrogenase subunit alpha yields the protein MHIGVPLETQPGETRVAATPETIKKLIGQGHKVTVQSGAGIKASVIDSAYEAAGATIGSASEAFGAELILKVVAPNDSELTLIKRGTVLVGMLNPFNNETIAKLAECGITAFALEAAPRTSRAQSLDVLSSQANIAGYKAVLLAAHYYPRFMPMLMTAAGTVKAARVLILGAGVAGLQAIATAKRLGAVIEASDVRPAVKEQIESLGAKFVDVPYETDEERECAVGVGGYARPMPASWMQRQAQAVHERAKQADIVITTALIPGRKAPTLLSADTVAQMKPGSVVIDLAAAQGGNCPLTVADQVVVEHGVTIVGPTNLAGEVAADASALYARNLLDFLKLVFTKEGQFDVNLEDDIVAACLMCRDGQVIRKNA
- a CDS encoding NAD(P) transhydrogenase, producing the protein MEELISPGIYNLIIFVLAIYVGYHVVWNVTPALHTPLMAVTNAISAIVIVGAMLAAALTVTPLGKTMGTLAVALAAVNVFGGFLVTRRMLEMFKKKAPKAVKEEAPK